TTCTTGCAATCTTTCTAATTATACTTGGATTATTTGCATACTCTTACACCCAACTTTCAGTTAATCTGCATGATGTGAGACTTCACAGCATTGACTGGGCTCCTTTGTCTTGGGATAAACTGTTAAACCTTGGACTCTCAACTCTTACTGGGGAGTGGTTTGGTACAGCATTTATGCTAATTGAGGGTGTGAATTTGAATTTATTATTTGGAATTTCAAATAATGGCGTTCTTCCAGTGTATATTCCTGATTTGTCCTATGACATTTTGATTAACGGCATCTTGATAGGACAAGGTTTCAGTGATGTGGATCTTGCAATAAACCCGGGCCAAACCAAAGTAATCACATCATTTCAAAACGTAAACAAAGACAGCATGACCCCAGCTGTATTTTCCATAATAGAATCCCAGGGAGTAATGGAGATAAAGGTAAAGGGAATTGCATATTTCCAATTCTTTGGTATTGGCATTCCTGTCCCCTTTGAGTCAACAAGAAATATTTCAATCTATGATGAGGTTAGAGAGCGAATCAATGAGGAAATACAGAAAAACAAACTGCAAAACTCTGTGATGTATTCAGTTGGAAAATCAATAGAGAGTGTATTGGGTAGTATTGTAAATGATTTGTTTGGAGGAGATGAGTTGGAGATATCTTTGTCTGGCCAGAAATTTGTAGACTCTATCTACCAGGTTAGTCCTGGGACATACGCCCACATTGCATTTT
This genomic window from Nitrosopumilus ureiphilus contains:
- a CDS encoding LEA type 2 family protein, yielding MGKLVAIGIIILAIFLIILGLFAYSYTQLSVNLHDVRLHSIDWAPLSWDKLLNLGLSTLTGEWFGTAFMLIEGVNLNLLFGISNNGVLPVYIPDLSYDILINGILIGQGFSDVDLAINPGQTKVITSFQNVNKDSMTPAVFSIIESQGVMEIKVKGIAYFQFFGIGIPVPFESTRNISIYDEVRERINEEIQKNKLQNSVMYSVGKSIESVLGSIVNDLFGGDELEISLSGQKFVDSIYQVSPGTYAHIAFSLLCESQVEGGFIANDILGDDIIVLVLDDMNFEKFENDQYFTSFYDSGKVKSGAFDLTLESGDYSIVMSNQYSMISTKTVQFQAVSLCV